One segment of Carya illinoinensis cultivar Pawnee chromosome 1, C.illinoinensisPawnee_v1, whole genome shotgun sequence DNA contains the following:
- the LOC122277341 gene encoding serine/threonine-protein kinase BLUS1 produces MHRLTLNSKHITALQTVPLLFDPHKKTAQISTFSASSSLQESLIQTPSKDQRRFMAPEEEEPKRVQYPLDPISYKIIDEIGVGASAIVYKAICVPMNSMIVAIKAIDLDQLRASFDDFRREAKTMSLLSHPNILNAYCSFTVQSRLWVVMPFMSAGSLQSIISSSFPDGLTEPCIAIVLKEILNALSYLHNQGHLHRDIKAGNILLDSNGSVKLADFGVSASIYESNPTQEGSSSSSLMLTDVAGTPYWMAPEVVHSHSGYSFKADIWSFGITALELAHGRPPLSHLPPSKSLLLKITRRFRFADYEKQEKDKNKKFSKAFKDMVASCLDQDPVKRPSAEKLLKHSFFKNCKSCDFLVKNVLHELPSVEERFKERKAIHAGLTTKNIGDDDDEEEEDDGEGDSARPKTKQRRISGWNLNEDGFELEPVFPTESQDDSVVRQVRFGGETIIQDKQEGEAVTVSAGELIPSSSGHVVEETQGVLGGPISQRKGKNVYIGEGTEVRCGTFDKEAFLAGLFALKSSLDEQRAAVCFLIGQYRHQTFEDMSCEEQMALTIQRLKVELENERSKNIELERELEYFQLQLSGAF; encoded by the coding sequence ATGCATCGTCTCACGCTCAATTCAAAGCATATCACCGCCCTTCAAACAGTGCCTCTGCTTTTCGACCCTCACAAGAAAACCGCTCAAATCTCTACTTTCTCTGCTTCCTCATCACTTCAAGAATCCCTCATCCAAACCCCATCCAAAGATCAACGTAGATTCATGGCTCCCGAAGAAGAAGAGCCGAAAAGGGTCCAATACCCACTGGACCCGATCTCCTACAAGATTATTGATGAAATTGGCGTTGGTGCTAGCGCTATTGTTTACAAGGCCATATGCGTGCCCATGAACTCCATGATAGTGGCAATCAAAGCAATCGATCTTGATCAATTACGGGCAAGTTTCGACGATTTTAGGCGCGAAGCGAAGACCATGTCGCTTCTCTCCCACCCCAACATCCTCAACGCATACTGTTCCTTCACAGTTCAAAGTCGCCTCTGGGTCGTGATGCCATTCATGTCTGCTGGCTCTTTACAATCCATcatttcatcttctttcccGGACGGCTTAACCGAGCCATGTATTGCCATTGTTCTCAAAGAAATCCTAAACGCCTTGTCCTATCTTCACAACCAAGGACACCTACACAGAGACATCAAGGCCGGAAACATTCTTCTAGACTCGAACGGGTCAGTTAAGCTTGCAGATTTTGGTGTCTCCGCCTCGATTTACGAGTCGAATCCGACTCAAGAAGGGTCCTCATCGTCGTCTTTGATGCTCACTGATGTTGCGGGCACGCCCTATTGGATGGCGCCGGAGGTGGTACACTCCCACAGCGGGTACAGTTTCAAGGCTGATATATGGTCCTTTGGAATCACCGCACTAGAATTGGCCCACGGACGCCCTCCGTTATCCCACCTTCCCCCTTCAAAATCTCTGCTCCTGAAGATCACGAGGCGATTTCGATTCGCAGACTATGAAAAACAAGAGAAGGACAAGAACAAGAAGTTCTCGAAGGCTTTCAAAGACATGGTGGCTTCCTGTCTCGATCAAGACCCAGTAAAGAGGCCCTCTGCCGAGAAGCTGCTGAAGCATTCATTCTTCAAGAATTGCAAGAGTTGTGATTTCCTAGTAAAGAATGTGTTGCACGAGTTGCCTAGTGTTGAAGAAAGGTTCAAAGAAAGAAAGGCTATACATGCGGGGTTGACGACCAAGAATATtggcgatgatgatgatgaggaggaggaggatgatGGTGAGGGTGACTCAGCGAGGCCGAAGACAAAACAGAGAAGGATTAGTGGATGGAACTTGAACGAGGACGGATTTGAACTCGAGCCAGTATTCCCAACAGAGTCCCAAGACGATTCAGTCGTGAGACAAGTTCGGTTTGGGGGCGAAACTATAATTCAAGACAAGCAGGAAGGCGAGGCGGTTACTGTATCAGCAGGCGAGTTGATTCCAAGTTCTTCGGGTCATGTTGTTGAGGAGACACAAGGAGTATTGGGCGGTCCTATTAGTCAGAGGAAGGGGAAGAATGTATATATAGGTGAGGGTACTGAGGTTAGATGTGGGACCTTTGACAAGGAAGCGTTCCTGGCGGGTCTGTTTGCGTTGAAGAGTAGCTTGGACGAGCAGAGGGCAGCAGTTTGCTTTCTGATTGGTCAGTATCGTCATCAAACATTTGAGGACATGAGCTGCGAGGAGCAGATGGCTCTTACGATTCAGAGGCTGAAGGTGGAGTTGGAGAATGAGAGGAGCAAGAACATTGAGTTGGAGAGAGAGTTGGAGTATTTCCAGCTTCAGCTTTCTGGTGCATTTTAG